From the Pseudodesulfovibrio indicus genome, the window GACCTGCTTCCTGGCCCGGAAGGGCAGGCGGCCCCTGTCCGAGGGGTACCGGCTGGTGGGCGCGCACGGCGACTGCCCCCGGCTCGACCTCAAGCAGCGGCCGCTCTACGAGGATACGGACATCTGCCTGGCCAAGACCCACTATTACGGCGGCATCCGCAAGTACCAGTGGCTGACCATTCCCCTGGCCCTGCACGGCACCGTGGTCAAGAAGTCCGGCGAGACCGTCACCGTGTGCATCGGCGAGGACCCCGGCGATCCGGTCTTCACCATCACCGATTTGTTGCCGCACCTGGCGTACAAGGAAGTGGTCAAAAAGGTGGAGGACGCCTTCGAGGCCGAGAAGCTGAACATCATCCTGGGCCAGTCCCCGTCCCTGCCCGGCAAGAAGGACGAGGAAAAGGCCAAGGAGCCGGTCAAGCGCATGGTGCTGGAGCTGCTGAACAAGCGGTACGGCATTGACGAGGCCGACTTCTTCAGCGCCGAGATGCAGGCCGTGCCCGCAGGTCCGGCCCGGTTCGTGGGGCTGGACGAGTCGCTCATCGGCGGCTACGGCCAGGACGACCGGTCCTCCGTGTTCTGCGCCCTTGAGGCGCTCCTGGCCGAGCCGGAGCCGGAATACTGCCAGATCGTGCTCTTCTGGGACAAGGAGGAGATCGGTTCCGAGGGCGCCACCGGGGCCAAGTCCTATTTCTTCGAATACTGCATGGAGGAGCTGGTGGAGGCCTGGGAGCCGGGCGCCCGCCTGTCCTCGGTGCTGATGAACGGCTCGGCCCTGTCTGCAGACGTGTCCGCGGCCATGGACCCTGACCACAAGGACGTGTACGAGCCGCTGAACGCCGCCCGGCTGGGGTATGGCCCGTGCTTCAACAAGTTCACCGGTCACCGGGGCAAGGTGGGGGCCAACGACGCCCATCCGGACTTCATCGGCTGGCTGCGCTCCATCCTCGACGATGCGGGCGTGCCCTGGCACATGTCCGAGCTGGGCAAGGTGGATATCGGGGGCGGCGGCACCGTGGCCAAGTTCCTGGCCGTGTACGGCATGGACGTCATCGACGTGGGCGTGCCCGTGCTCTCCATGCATTCCCCCTTCGAGCTGGCCTCCAAGGCGGATATCTACGCCTGCGTCCTGGCGTTCAGGGAATTCCTGAAGCGGTAGGGCGGACGGCGACGCAAAAACAGGGCGGCGGGATCATTCCCGCCGCCCTTTTCATTGGATGATGTTGCCGCGCCGGGGGAGGTTAACCACCGGGCGTGTATTCGCCGCCTGGAGACTCTTCACCTCCGGGCGAGTCGTTGCCGCCGGGCGAATCGTTGCCGCCTTCGGAGAATTCGCCGTGCTCGGCTTCCGGGCTGGGGGCGGTGTCGCTGCCGAGCCCGGAGCTGCTGCCGCGTCCGGCGTTGTCGCCGTGGGCCTGGTTAAGGCCCCTGTCCTGCAGGGACATGCGGTGCAGGGTTCCGTAATCCGGCCTGTCGCCGAGGTTCTCCTTGGTCCGGTCGATGCCCTCCTCGAACGCCTTGATCCGGTTGGCAATCTCGGACGGGGTGACCGAGGCTGCGCCAGGGCGTTCGCCCTGGGTGGTCTGGGGGGCTTCGCGGATGACCCGTTCGCGGACCTCGGGCGCCGTGGGAGCCGGGGGCGAAACCTCGCCGTCGCGGCTGACCTCCACCGACATGCCGGGGCCGGATATGGACCGCGACTGGCGCGGACTGGCCACCGAAACGGTGTGGCCCGGGGTCATGGAAAGCACGCCCGCCCGCACGGACTGGGGCGCCACCTCGGCGTAGACCTCGGTGCCCCGGATGCCGATGGTCGCCAGCGGGGTCTCCAGGGCGAACCCGTCGGGGTTGCTCTTGACGATCTCGCCGGTGACGTAGCGCACCGTGCCGAGGCCCACCTTGAGGAGCATCTTCGCGCCGGACGGTTCGCCGGAGTAGGCGTAGTCGTCAAGGGTGGTGCGGCCGTCCGGGCCCTGGGAGAAGACCGACCGATCGTTGAAGACGATCTCGACGCGGCTGCGGCTGCCGGTGACGATCACGTCCCCGGTCAGGACCGGCTGGCTTATGGCCAGGCTGCGCAGCGAGCCGTCGGCCCGTTCCGCGATGACCGATCCGGCGAGGTACGCGACCTCGCCGATGGCGTCCTGGGAAACCTCGGCCGCAAGGGCCGGGCGTTGCAGGGACAACAGGGTGAAAAGCAGAAGCAGCGGCAGAAAGAGGGACAGAAGGTAGCCTGGGCGGTGCATGGCGCATGTCTCCGAAAGGTGTGTAGAGCGGGTGAATGATGATCGTTTGTTTCAATCGGGTGTTTGAATTCTAACGCCCAGGACCCTGTTCACCTTGGTGCGCCAGGGCGTTGGGCACAATAAAGGGGCTGCGGAAATTGTCGCCGCAGCCCCTGTTGGGAATTAGCTGTCGAGAGCGGCCAGGCCTTCCTTGGTGAGCAGTTCCTCCTGGACCGGGAATCCGGCCCTCTGGGCATCCTGCATCCAGCTGAGCGCCTGGTCGAGATCCTTGGGCATGCCGAGGCCGAGGGCGTACAGCCTGCCAAGGTAGTACATGGCGGTGTCGTTGCGGTTCTCGGCGGCGGCCTTGATCAGGGCCGCGCCCTTGGCCGGATCCTGGGGAACGCCGTCGCCGTAGATGTAGAACATGCCGAGCATCAGCTGGGCGTCGTCCTGATCCAAGGTGGCCGCCTGCTGGAGCAGTTGCGCGGCCTTGGCGTAATCCTGTTTCACGCCCTGGCCCTCGGCGTACATCACGCCGAGATGGTACATGGCGTCGGCGTTGCCGTCCGCGGCGGCCTCCTCGTACTTGGTCTTGGCTTCGGCGTAGTCCTTGTCCAGGTACGCCTTGGTCCCTTGGCGTTCGGTCATGGTGCTCATGACGCAGCCCGCAAGCAGCAGGGCCAGTGCGGGGACCAGCGTGTATTGAAGAATTCGTCTTTTCATTTCGTATCGTCCTCTGAAATTATTCTAGTGGTAAAAAGCCAAAACAGGTGCCGAATGCCTAGTACCCGCCGCCTCCGCCGTCGCCGCCGTCGCTGCCGAGTCCGGACGAGCCGCTGTTGTCGCGGTCGTTTTCGGCGGTGCTTTCGGCTGTGGTCTGGAGGGACAGGTTGTGCAGGGTCTGGTAGTCGGGCTTGTCCATGCCCGCCAGATCGGACTTGGTCCGGTCGATGGTACCGGCAAAGGCCTCAACACGCCGGTCGAGGTCCGTCGCGTTGGTGGGCCTGCTGCCCAGCTCGCCCTGGGTGGTTTGCGGCGCGGCCTTGATCACCCGGGTGCGGGTGGCCGGGTCGGTCGGGCTGGGATCGGAGAGCCGTCCGGCCTTGTCGGCCTTGACCGAGTAACCGGCCGAGGTGATGGTCTTGCGGTCCGAGGCCGTGGAGACGTCCACCTGGTGGCCGGGGGTCATGGAGAGGACGCCGATTTCCTCGCCCTCGGGGGTCGCCTCGGCAAAGACCTCGGTGCCCCGTATGCCTATGGTGGTGGAGGGCGTCTGGAGCGCGAACCCGGCCGGGTTCTGCTTGACGATCTGGCCGGTCACGTAGCGGAACGTCCCGGTGCCCATCTTGAGGAGCATCTTCGAGGCCGAGGATGAATACACGAATTCGTCCAGCACGGTGCTGGATTCAGGTCCCTGGGAGAAGACCGAGTCGTCGATGAATACGATCTCGACGTGGCTTCTGGAGCCTGTGATGATGGTGTCCTTGGCCAGTACCTTGTGCGTCAGCTCCAGCTTGCGGGTTATCCCGTCCGTCTGCTGGACCTCGACCGTTCCGGCCAGGGATACGACTTCGCCGATGGCGGCCGCCATCGCCCCGTCGCCCGCAGCCTGCGCCGCAAGGGGGGCAAGCAGTATGATTGCCGTTGCAAGTATGAATGCGGCTGTCTTCCTGTACTCTTTCATCTGGTTTCCTCCCTCCTTTTGCGCGAACCAATATAGATGTTGTGCATCATTACCATAAGTTCGACACAGGTCAACAGGATAAAGCCTATCGGAACACAATTGCCGTTTGTCCGGCCAGTGTTTCCGGTCCCGGCACGGGAGGCGCGTCCGTGCCGAATCAGCCCCAAGATTTGAATCCTTGTGAGACCGCCGGTTTTTTCCTACCATGGCACCGCGTTAGACCGGAACATCAACCAGCCAACATCGGGGAAGCTCACTATGCCCGTCATCATGGGAACCGCCGGCCACATCGACCACGGCAAAACCACGCTCATCAAGGCCCTCACCGGCATCGACTGCGACAGGCTCTCCGAGGAGAAGAAGCGCGGCATCACCATCGAGCTGGGGTTCGCCTTCCTCGACCTGGGCGAGGAGAACCGTCTGGGCATCGTGGACGTCCCCGGCCACGAGAAATTCGTCAAGAACATGGTGGCGGGCGCCGCGGGCGTGGACTTCGTCACCCTGGTCATCGCGGCGGACGAGGGGATAATGCCGCAGACCCGCGAGCACCTGGAGATCTGCCAGCTCCTCGGCGTGAAGGACGGGCTGGTGGCCCTGACCAAGACCGACATGGTGGATGAGGAGTGGCTGGAGATGGTCAAGGAGGAGGTGGCCGCCTACCTGGAGCCCACCTTCCTGGGCGGCGCGCCCATCCTGGCCGTGTCCGCCCACACCGGCGCGGGCCTGGTGGAGCTCAAGGGCGAGCTGCGCAAGCTGGTGGCCGAGTTCAAGCCCCGGCGGCGCTCGGACCTCTTCCGGCTGCCCG encodes:
- a CDS encoding aminopeptidase, with product MSKQLEYEPKSAWEVYSSKKDRKAMDSLAAEYVRFLSECKTERLVMDYVRARVEKAGFVDDLKAPLAYRFNRNKTCFLARKGRRPLSEGYRLVGAHGDCPRLDLKQRPLYEDTDICLAKTHYYGGIRKYQWLTIPLALHGTVVKKSGETVTVCIGEDPGDPVFTITDLLPHLAYKEVVKKVEDAFEAEKLNIILGQSPSLPGKKDEEKAKEPVKRMVLELLNKRYGIDEADFFSAEMQAVPAGPARFVGLDESLIGGYGQDDRSSVFCALEALLAEPEPEYCQIVLFWDKEEIGSEGATGAKSYFFEYCMEELVEAWEPGARLSSVLMNGSALSADVSAAMDPDHKDVYEPLNAARLGYGPCFNKFTGHRGKVGANDAHPDFIGWLRSILDDAGVPWHMSELGKVDIGGGGTVAKFLAVYGMDVIDVGVPVLSMHSPFELASKADIYACVLAFREFLKR
- a CDS encoding FecR family protein; translation: MHRPGYLLSLFLPLLLLFTLLSLQRPALAAEVSQDAIGEVAYLAGSVIAERADGSLRSLAISQPVLTGDVIVTGSRSRVEIVFNDRSVFSQGPDGRTTLDDYAYSGEPSGAKMLLKVGLGTVRYVTGEIVKSNPDGFALETPLATIGIRGTEVYAEVAPQSVRAGVLSMTPGHTVSVASPRQSRSISGPGMSVEVSRDGEVSPPAPTAPEVRERVIREAPQTTQGERPGAASVTPSEIANRIKAFEEGIDRTKENLGDRPDYGTLHRMSLQDRGLNQAHGDNAGRGSSSGLGSDTAPSPEAEHGEFSEGGNDSPGGNDSPGGEESPGGEYTPGG
- a CDS encoding tetratricopeptide repeat protein, with protein sequence MKRRILQYTLVPALALLLAGCVMSTMTERQGTKAYLDKDYAEAKTKYEEAAADGNADAMYHLGVMYAEGQGVKQDYAKAAQLLQQAATLDQDDAQLMLGMFYIYGDGVPQDPAKGAALIKAAAENRNDTAMYYLGRLYALGLGMPKDLDQALSWMQDAQRAGFPVQEELLTKEGLAALDS
- a CDS encoding FecR family protein; the protein is MAAAIGEVVSLAGTVEVQQTDGITRKLELTHKVLAKDTIITGSRSHVEIVFIDDSVFSQGPESSTVLDEFVYSSSASKMLLKMGTGTFRYVTGQIVKQNPAGFALQTPSTTIGIRGTEVFAEATPEGEEIGVLSMTPGHQVDVSTASDRKTITSAGYSVKADKAGRLSDPSPTDPATRTRVIKAAPQTTQGELGSRPTNATDLDRRVEAFAGTIDRTKSDLAGMDKPDYQTLHNLSLQTTAESTAENDRDNSGSSGLGSDGGDGGGGGY